TTAAGAGAACTTTGATCGCCTTTTCAGTATACTTTATTTGTAAATAACTATTTAACAAAAGTAGCCATGCCTAACAATgtatcagaaaaaaaaaaaaaaaaaaaaaaaaaaaaaaaaaaaaaaactaaaattataTGAAAGGGGCCTAAAGTTTCATTCAAGTATATAATTGTATATATTCTTATTTAACAATGCTTGCTTTTGTCCGTTACCTCACCTCAGGCGTTGTTATGTTGATGTATTCTAAGCTTAAAATAGTTTTCACCTCCCCCTTCTTCCTCTCtcttactttctctctctacaaaaccttttctctctctaaaatcttCTCTGTTAAATTTTTCTGATTTGTGTATACAACCTCTCTTCCTCAATCAAGTTCAATTTCCAAGGTCACACATTGATTCACATTCATAATGGTAAATTCTAACACTTGATAAAATAAAATTCATACATGTGTGTATACACTTTTACTATGTGTGTTTTATGCGTGTAcgttttgtgttgtgttgtgttgaaGATATGAATAACTTGTAACAATGCAGCAGCAACTGGTTCCACCCTGGCTCGAGAAGCTTCTAGGAACCGCATTCTTCTCCGTCTGCAGGACTCATGGCGCAGCCGCTAGAAGCGAATGCAACATGTACTGTCTCGACTGCAACACCGACGCATTCTGCTTCTACTGCCGATCTTCCCGCCACAAAGATCATCAAGTCATCCAGGTTGGTAATTTCTCGGGCTACCCCTCAACTTTCTTGCGGAAAtgcaaaaagaaaaaataattttCTCTTAGTAAATATTAGGATACCCTTAGTCCGTTAGTGGCAATGTGGTAATTATTAATTAACTAGGAATCCAATCTCAAATGCAGATCAGAAGATCATCGTATCACGATGTCGTTAGGGTTTCTGAAGTGGAACACCTGTTGAACATCGGTGGAGTGCAGACATACGTGATCAACAGTGCTAGGGTTATGTTTCTGAACGAACGGCCGCAACCGAAGTCCGGTAAAGCGGTTTCGCACGTTTGTGAGATTTGTGGAAGAAGCCTCTTGGATGCTCTTCGGTTTTGTTCATTAGGCTGTAAGGTTAGCTAGCATATCTTCTTCATTGATTAGGCTTAAttgttattatttaattaatgcCTAATTTCTTGCCTTTTGCTTCTTCACAATGTTGACATTACAACTCACCCATATGATGTGAATTGGCATGTATGATGTATCATAgtatcatgacatcatcatgcaCATCATTTACATAATAAACAAGCTATATAAACCAACCAATCATCCACCAAAACAATGTTACAGACATTATTAACAATATGTATTTTAAtctataaaatatataatttattattattgtttaagtTTTACCTTAAAGAAACTTTTACTGAATATATAACATGTGTTTGCATCATTATTTTAAACTAACACATCATCTATAGTGTTATAACCAATATTACATGTAACTAAATCCAATATGTTTATCATTTATTTGGTATTGTTTTAAAGAAAGTTTTTTGTTTCGAGTCTATTTGGAAAGCTAAAAACGAAAAGGTTTTTTCAAACGAAAGAGGGGACAATGATGATATATTTGGGGAAGTTAGAtctataggtttttttttttttgttaaaatgtaggtccaaacataaaaacattgtttggAGAGATTGGTGTAATTATCCGTTGTATATGTTGTAGTTGGTTGATGGTACGGTCCTGTGATTTTTTGTCAGGCTGACCGGCTTTAATGAGGTTTTCttttcaaacaaaaaaaacatCTATTTATCGTGGATGAAAGTAAATACGCTATTTGACTTTAGAATGTGACAAAAACGTGAATGCAAATGAGAAAAactttttacaaaataaataacaTGCATATCTTTCTGTCATTGTTTTTTCACAACCTACATTAATGATTAGATAATGGCATTCACTCTCCCGATCGATGAATAcctacattttttttattttttaaaaatgaaattttttatgTTATTTTCAGGTTGGTgcagtttatttatttattttattttattttcaaataaaGGTTGTAGGAATAAAAAGAAATGGAAACACAAGCTTTATGTTAGAGGAtatatcatcatcaacaacaagaatgatatcatcatcatcaacaagaaGAGGGGAAGATGAATTGCGTGAAGGCTCTCAACAAGACATTTACCCGCCCACACCTCCTTCAACTTCATCCACTAGGAGAAGAAAGGGGATCCCTCATAGGGCTCCATTTGGATCATAATTATATTTACATTTACATaaatgtatatacatatatatatatatatatataatcgttTAATAAATAGCGGAATTTAAATAGAAAATCGTAAGAACCGCATAAACACCTATATTTGTTGCTTTAACGTATGATACATAAGGTGTTTTATGTAACCAAATAATCTACTATTGTTATCTCTCACATTTTGACAAACATTACGTACAAATGTTTATGCAGTTCTTACGATTCTCTGTTTAAAAGTAGTTATGTATTAAGCGTGATATATATATTTACCGACAAGTAAATTACTCAACTACCctttaaaaaaacaaattcaCCTTCACTTTCCCTTACTTTATGCAACCCATCCACATTGACAATTTGTTTCACCAAATACACATCCATTTTAGGAATCCCTTCCCAAAGCCTTTTCGGGCAGCATTTACATGCTTATATATCAAGAGACGTTCGTATCTTTGTGGATACGCATATGAATAATTTATGTTAAACCTTATATTGTTCAACATGGTGAAGAGTAAACTCTTAGACTTTATCATGACAAATAACTCAAATATGatgtcatttttaagtgtttcaTAGGGTTGGATGATTCTTGGAATTGAGGTTTAGTGATGAAACAAATCAAGTCATCTTGTGTTTGAATATGTATCAATGGATTTATTGTATCAAGACAAGGTGAAGATTATTTAAGTGTCCATTGATGTAGAAATTTCAACAAAAAAGTTGGTGGTAATATACGTTATATGGGTTTGGGGGTGGGGTTGGGGGGTGTGGGGAGGGGTCCCAAGTACAAAACAAAACCTCTTGTTCGGTGAGGCCATAAGCCAATAATTCATAATTGTTATTTATAGTTGAAAGGTGTACAAACAATTAAGAAAGTAAAGCAAACCTTTTGTGGAGTCCATTTTTATAATTTTGATTGGCCCCCCAACCACATGGGCCGTTTACAAAAAAAATGAATCTTcttttttttgttaattaaagTTTTACTAATTAATTATATATCCACAAAGCAAAAGTTGGGTAAAAGTCATGTTTCTTTGATGGAACCTAGTTTGGTTGGCTAAGTGAGTTGTAatctaattattaatttattcttGTATTTCTTTACATTATTAAAAGCACAtttgatttttgtttcttttatgTAAATGAGTTGGTTCGATAGTTTAATTGTAAAGGTATGTGTTCTTGATAAATTTATCAAAAATTAGATGATTGggattttatcattttttttttttaaagataaattTCATTCAAACACAAACGTCACAAAAGGCCTTCAAAAAGGAGACCACCAGGCCAACCGAGCTTACATCAAGTTTAGAGGAAAATTACACCAATCGTTCTAATCGCTACCTTTCAATCTAGATCTATGCCTAAGCCAAAAGAATGATGCGGACTATATAGTTTGCATAACTTCGATAGCTCTCCGGGACTTTCCATTAAAAACTCTAGAATTCCGCTCGTTCCAAATAACCCACATTATGGTAAATATGATGCCTCTTAGAATGTACCTTTCCTGTTTAGTCTTCGTTTGAGTATCCGCCAACGTCAAAAGATCTTTCACATCAAAAGCAAAAATAGGGCTTAATTTACACCACGACCCGACCCGcctgacccgacccgaacccataACTTCCAAAGAGAATAAGCATCCGGTAGACAAGTGGGTTGTCGTCTCCAGATCCGCATTACAAAGAACACACGAAACATCTTCTATGTCGACACCGCGTTTGATTAACTCTACTTCTaatattttgttttaaaagaTTTGTAATATCATTCATAAAAAGTTAATTAAAGACAAGAATTCAGATAGATATATGCAAAGCAAAACTCGCATTTTTGGCTTTAGCCCTATTTTTGGCAATCGAAGTTAGTTGAGGTGACAGTCGAGACAGATACGCTAGTAGTTTAGAATACCAAAGAAGGGTCCATAACTTCTATTCAAGCTGTTTATGTACCTGCAGATGATTTGACCGACCCTGCTCCTGCTACGACATTTGCCTGGATCTATTTGGACACCCTCTGCGCCTAATTTCACACTTTTTGtgccctagacgcctcgtatagagctatacgaggcgtatatgcACTGAATTCAAGGGGGTCTCAGAGGGTGTCAGGCACAACGTTTAAGGAACCCTATACGAAGGGTAcagccctatacgaggcgtctaagcTTGGGTTTTTTTTGGCTGAAATGAGGGGTATTTTGGTGGGTTTTGGTATGGTTTTTTGGATAGTTTTGAAGATGTGTTTTTTTGTTgaaattttttttggttttaaaaaaagttctgtttttttttacactataaaaagtttttgttttttaaaaatcaactattttaaaaatcggctctttaaatatattatatcgattaaatattatattgtttttaacattttacttttttaaatattattctttcgattaaaattttatctctttcaaatattgtttccgtattatattcaggggatatattgtttccgtattatattaaaaacatattttgtttccgtattatctaaatttaagacaacaatcattaagtaaccgaataactgaaaacaaacataaatatgacatatataagataactttttacatccataacaaaaatatataagataagtttgtacatccataataaaaataaaacaacaacaggtctatgcatccaaatccgaatccggatcctgatgctgctgctgcggctgctgcTGATGTGGTGCTCAAGCCGGTGGAAGCGGTATCGGGGGTAATCCCTCTCTCTCTTGTCTATCCTGCTCGGCCCGTACCAGCCAACCTACCAAATCGTTGAGCCTGTCAAACTCGGCTCGTACATCCGGATGTAGCGCAGCTCCTGGGGCATGACCTGGAATAATGTGACGTGGAAACTGAGGTGCCCCGGCAGGTGGCGGTGGCTGTGGCACCGCTGCACCGTCTACATCCTCCGGAGGGTCCTCCACGGGCACTGCATCAGCAGGATCTGCAGGAGGATGAACGGCCTCGAAATGCTCTGGTAGGGGCTCCTCTGTCCATACGCCCCTTTCGCGGTTTTTAAACCGCGGGCCAACGGGGAACCTCTTGATTACCTTCATCCCCCACCGCGACTGAAAACCCATCCGCGTCGGCATGATTTCCGGCGTCCGTAGATGTGGGTCCTGGTGTGGTACGAGGCCCAATGAACGGGCAATGACGGTCCCGTACGCCCCGCCAAACAAAAATCCGCGCTCCTACCGGTGATGGGCGGAGGCGTAGTACTGGGCTAGACCGTGTGCTAGCCCGCACGGTCTCCtatacaacaaacaataaaggaaaAAGGGATCTGTGGTCGTACACCACTCACGGCTGTAGCCGCGCGCTGAAATAGAAGTAGCGAGCAAATGGTGCAGATACCTGCAGATAGTGTTAGCGAAATACAAAAACAGAGATTAATAAACAATGCATATAATCACAATAATTGCCATAATAAACGTACATACCTGTACAGTGGGTCCCTAATAAACGACACCCTCCCCTTCGACTTGTCGTGCTCCCAATGATTCGCCCCCGCAATCACCTGCCAAAACCCTACAAGAGTGGGTTTTTCAACCACCACTAGCCCCGCTGTGTAAATCTCAGTCTCGATCTCCCCCTGCATGTATAAACCACAATGCACCGCAAACTCTGCTAGCTCATCGAACGCATAACGCCAGCAAGCCTGAAAGAAACCTCAGGCGGAGGGGGAGCACCTGGGTGCGGAAGCGGCACTGGGACCCCAGGAGGGTGAAATGTGAATGACGAAAGGAACTCGACCAGCAGCTCCCTGTAGGTCGGCGTGTGCCCTAAATCAAAAAGACGATGCCACGGCGAATCGACAGGTATAAACCGACGCACTCTCGGCGTCTCAGCAATCCCATCTATCGCATCCCAGTCGATCGCTGCATGCGATCCAATGTACATCCTCCTAAGCTTCTGGCATTAATGGGCGGCATCGGTGCCGTCGGGAAACTCTAGATACAGATGCCCCTGCAGCGAATCCACGGGCGGCCGCCGTCTCCGTCGTGGACCCTGCTGAACCGGCTCTACGTGAATGTCATCGACCTGAAGCAGATCGTCCTACATAATCAATCTGCAAATAAATACCGTATAcgtataaaaacaataataataataatattaataataataataatattaataataataataatatcaataataataataatattaacaataataataataacaataataataaaaataataataatattaataatgataatattaataacaataataataataataataataataataataataagagttaattacatagttagtccctgttgtttgcacaaagtaacatacttaggtactaatagtttaaaatcacattctagggtgttaacttttcattttgtaacgtttggaggtattaatgttatttgtaggtttaaaatcacattctattagtacctaagtatgttattttgtgcaaaccacagggattaactatgttaataccctagaagttaatatctccaaatgttacaaaatgaaaagttaatactctagaaggtgattttaaactattagtacctaagtatgttattttgtgcaaaccacagggactaactatgtaattaactctaataataatattaacaataataataataacaatattaataataataatattaataatgacaatattaataacaataatattaataataataataacattaacattaacaataataataataacaatattaataataataataatattaacaataataataataacaataataataataattaataaataataataatatttataataataaaaattaataaataataataataatattaacaataataataacaataataataaaaataataataatattaataatgataatatcaataataataataatattaacaataataataataacaataataataaaaataataataatattaataatgataatattaataacaataataataataataataataataataagagttaattacatagttagtccctgttgtttgcacaaagtaacatacttaggtactaatagtttaaaatcacattctagggtgttaacttttcattttgtaacgtttggaggtattaatgttatttgtaggtttaaaatcacattctattagtacctaagtatgttattttgtgcaaaccacagggattaactatgttaataccctagaagttaatatctccaaatgttacaaaatgaaaagttaatactctagaaggtgattttaaactattagtacctaagtatgttattttgtgcaaaccacagggactaactatgtaattaactctaataataatattaacaataataataataacaatattaataataataatattaataatgacaatattaataacaataatattaataataataataacattaacattaacaataataataataacaatattaataataataataatattaacaataataataataacaataataataataattaataaataataataatatttataataataaaaattaataaataataataataatattaacaataataataacaataataataaaaataataataatattaataatgataatattaataacaataataaataataataataataataataatattaataataataagaatattaacaataataataataacaataataataataataatgataatattaataacaataataaataataataataataataataatattaataataataatactaataataataatatttttaacaataataataataacaatgttaataataattataataatactaacaacaacaacaacaacaacaacaacaacaacaacaacaacaacaacaacaacaacaacaacaacaacaacaacaacaacaacaacaacaacaacaacaacaacaacaacaacaacaacaacaacaacaacaacaacaacaacaacaacaacaacaacaacaacaacaacaacaacaacaacaacaacaacaacaacaataataataataataataagaattaataataataaaaataataaaaagaatactaataacaataataataacattactaaaaaataatatttataataataaaaataataataatattaataatgataatattaataacaataataaataataataataataataataataataataacaataataataacattactaaaaaaaataaaaaattcagaGCCTCGTATAGCCCTCGTATAGGGCAATACTCGGCGTCCTGTTCTAGTGCTTCATCttcaacctttcattcaaacccCCAAAACCCAACAAAAACCAAATTTCAGGGCAAACCTACGGTCTAAAGGCAAAAACGAGGCAAAAATACTAAACTACGGGATGAAATACGTACCAGTgattcttcaaatcttcaaaaatACGGTCGAAATACGTACGAGGCGTATAGAATCGTCTGCTCCGTATatgtgtgttttgtttgtttggggGTGATAACCAGTGTCGTCTAGGCCCCCCAGTCTTATACGAGGCATAGACGACTCGTACAGAGCTATACGAGTCgtcttttctttttattaaatGACTATTTTGCCCCTGTATAGCCCACAGTATAGGCATTTTCCacgggcaaaatggtaattaaacaaaccaaaaagatatttctggagtggttaattaccattttgcccctgaataATGCCTATACTGGGGGCTTTACAGGGCTAAAATAGTCATTTAATAAAcatttattaataattaaaaaaggaaaaagtGTAAAAGTTGCCGCCTCAGATGTATGGGTCGTACAGACCTATACGAGTCGTCCAAGTTGTTAAATTACCTTTCAGCCCTTGTTAAAGGGCTATACTGGGGACTTTCACGGGTATATTAGTAATTAAcataaaatattttcaaaattcaaatttcaaaaaaaagAATTGTTGCCGCCCCAATAGACGAcacgtataggtctatacgaatCGTCCTTTTTTAAAAAATTCAAATTCTGATATTcaaatattcaaaattcaaattttcaaAAACCCGCTAAAATAGACGacgcgtatagctctatacgaggcgtctggGGACAATAGAATGACTTTTTAGCCCCTGAAATAAGCCTAGATTGGGGGCATATCAGGGGCTAAATGGTCTTTTGGTCAATAATATACGACCAGTTTAGCTCTATACGAGtcgtatatttttatttttttataaaaatgttattAACCTGTTTTAATGCtagaaattataataaaaattatagaaATTGTAGAAAATTATAGGAACTAAtacaaaaaatactattaattacaaaaaatactattaattacaaaaaaatactattaattacaaaaaaaatactattaattacaaaaaatactattaattacaaaaatcattcttcCGTATAACTATCTATGTAATTAAGACTGGGGTTTGATCTTGGCGGAGGATTCATTATCGATGTATACCATTCTAGACGTGGCAAGTACATATCTTCCCATTGTTCCGTATGGGGTCTTCGGTGGGTCAACCATAGCCCGTGTGCTAGTGGCATAGGATAATCCCCTTCCAGCTTAACATGTATGAAGTGGTTCTCGTTAACATGTGTAAGCGTTATGAATAATGGTTGTTGATTAGCCGGAGGACTTAGTATTGGGAAGTAAGTGGAACTCGCACCCATGGTTGTCGTTAACAGGTGCACCCCGATACCGTACGTTTGTGCAATAAGAAGTCCTGCTAAGGGGAAGTCCATCCAGTGATCCTCCCCACAACCGGCCACTGAATCCCAAATTAGGCCCTGACGATGCGTGTATAAATAACC
The Helianthus annuus cultivar XRQ/B chromosome 6, HanXRQr2.0-SUNRISE, whole genome shotgun sequence genome window above contains:
- the LOC110865870 gene encoding uncharacterized protein LOC110865870 isoform X2, whose translation is MQQLVPPWLEKLLGTAFFSVCRTHGAAARSECNMYCLDCNTDAFCFYCRSSRHKDHQVIQIRRSSYHDVVRVSEVEHLLNIGGVQTYVINSARVMFLNERPQPKSGKAVSHVCEICGRSLLDALRFCSLGCKVVGIKRNGNTSFMLEDISSSTTRMISSSSTRRGEDELREGSQQDIYPPTPPSTSSTRRRKGIPHRAPFGS
- the LOC110865870 gene encoding uncharacterized protein LOC110865870 isoform X3, with amino-acid sequence MQLVPPWLEKLLGTAFFSVCRTHGAAARSECNMYCLDCNTDAFCFYCRSSRHKDHQVIQIRRSSYHDVVRVSEVEHLLNIGGVQTYVINSARVMFLNERPQPKSGKAVSHVCEICGRSLLDALRFCSLGCKVVGIKRNGNTSFMLEDISSSTTRMISSSSTRRGEDELREGSQQDIYPPTPPSTSSTRRRKGIPHRAPFGS
- the LOC110865870 gene encoding uncharacterized protein LOC110865870 isoform X1; the protein is MQQQLVPPWLEKLLGTAFFSVCRTHGAAARSECNMYCLDCNTDAFCFYCRSSRHKDHQVIQIRRSSYHDVVRVSEVEHLLNIGGVQTYVINSARVMFLNERPQPKSGKAVSHVCEICGRSLLDALRFCSLGCKVVGIKRNGNTSFMLEDISSSTTRMISSSSTRRGEDELREGSQQDIYPPTPPSTSSTRRRKGIPHRAPFGS